The Saccharopolyspora gregorii genomic interval GAGTTTCGACGCCTCGGCAACAGCGGTCTGTCCATCAGCGAGATCGCGTACGGCAACTGGCTCACCCACGGCTCCCAGGTCGAGGAGGACGCCGCGCACGCCTGCGTGCGGGCCGCCCTCGACGCGGGCATCACCACCTTCGACACCGCCGACGTCTACGCCCGGACCCGCGCCGAATCGGTGCTCGGCCGGGCGCTGGCCGGGCAGCGCCGGGAAGGGCTGGAGATCTTCACGAAGGTCTACTTCCCCACCGGTGAGGGCCCCAACGATCGCGGTCTCGGTCGCAAGCACATCATCGAGTCCTGCAACGCCTCGCTGCGCCGGTTGCAGACCGACTACGTCGACCTCTACCAGGCCCACCGGTTCGACCCGTCGGTGCCGCTGGAGGAGACGATGACCGCCTTCGCCGACCTGGTGCGGCAGGGCAAGGCGCTCTACATCGGCGTCTCCGAGTGGACCGCCGAACAGCTCACCCGCGGCGCCGAGCTGGCCCGCGAGCTGTCGGTGCCGCTGATCTCGAACCAGCCGGAGTACTCGATGCTGTGGCGCGTCATCGAATCCCAGGTGGTGCCGGTCAGCGAGCGCGAAGGAATCGGGCAGATCGTGTTCTCCCCGATCGCGCAGGGCGTGCTCACCGGCAAGTACCTGCCGGGGCAGCAGCCGCCCGCTGGCTCCCGCGCCACCGACGAGGGCGGCGGCGCGAAGATGATCTCGCGGTGGATGCGGGACGACGTGCTCTCCGCGGTCCAGCGGCTGCAACCGGTCGCCTCCGACCTGGGCCTGTCCACCGCGCAGCTGGCCATCGCGTGGGTGCTGCAGAACCCGAACGTCTCGGCCGCGATCGTCGGCGCGTCCCGGCCCGAGCAGGTCGCCGACAACGTCGCGGCCTCCGGCGTGGAGCTCGGCGCGGACGTGCTGGACCGCATCGACGAGGTGCTCGGCGACCTGGTCACCGCGGACCCGCGGGAAACCCGCTCCTGAGCGGACCCGGCCCCGCCCGGCGCACCGCCGGGCCGGGTACGGTTCCCGCAGTCGTTCACCCGATCGCAGGAGGTGCACCGGTGGCCGCGTCCGCACGCACCCTGGTGCTCGGCGGGGCCCGCTCCGGCAAGTCCGCGCACGCGGAGGGCCTGCTCGGCGCCGAGGAGCCCGTCACCTACGTCGCGACCTCCCGGCACGACCCCGGCGACGCCGAGTGGACCGAGCGGATCGCCGCGCACGTCGCCCGCAGGCCCGCGACCTGGACGACCGCCGAAGCCGGCGACCCCGCGACGCTGCTGGAACTGCTGCGCGGCGCTCCCGCGGACGGCCCCGCGCTGCTGGTGGACGACCTCGCGACCTGGCTGACCGGGGTGCTCGACGACGCGGGTGCCTGGGACCGCGACCCGGCGGCGCTCGACGCGGTCGCGGCCCGCTGCACCGCGCTCGCCGAGGCCGTCGCCGGCTGCGCGGCCCGGCTGGTGCTGGTGTCCGCGGAGGTCGGGCTCGGAATCGTGCCCGCCACGAGTTCTGGAAGACTTTTCCGCGACCGGCTCGGCGAGCTCAACGCGCGGCTCGCCGACCGCTGCGACGCAGTGCTGCTGCTCGTCGCGGGGGTCCCGCTCCGGTTGCGCTGACCACCCGCCCCTACCCCGGAGGTAACCCTTGTCCACCGCACCCGAGAACACCCCGGTCCGGTTCGGCGCCGTGCCGCCGCCGGACGAGCAGGCGCGGCGGCAAGCGGTGGCCCGGCAGGAGCAGCTGACCAAACCGGCCGGTTCGCTCGGCAGGCTGGAAGAGCTCGGGGTGTGGGTCGCGGGACGCCAGGGCAGTTGCCCGCCGCGCCCCTTCGAACGCGCCCGGGTGGTGATCTTCGCCGGGGACCACGGCGTCGCCGAGCACGGCGTGTCCGCCTATCCCGCCGAGGTCACCGGCCAGATGGTGCGCAACTTCCTCGACGGCGGTGCCGCGGTGAACGCGCTGGCCAGGGTGAACGGCGCCACCGTGCGGGTGCTGGACGTGGCGGTGAACGCCGACACCCCGCCCGCGGTGTCCGGGCGCAAGATCCGCCGCGGTTCCGGGGCCATCGACCGCGAGGACGCGCTCACCGCGGACGAGGCGCGGGCCGCGGTCGAACTCGGCAAGGCCGTCGCCGACGAGGAGATCGATTCCGGCGCGGACCTGCTCATCGCCGGTGACATGGGCATCGGCAACACCACCCCGGCCGCGGTGCTCATCGCCGCGCTCACCGGCATCGAGCCGGTGGCGGTGGTCGGGCGCGGCACCGGGATCGACGACAACGCGTGGATGCGCAAGACCGCCGCGATCCGGGACGCGCTGCGCCGGGCCCGCCCGGTGCTCGACGACCCGGTGGCGCTGCTGCGCACCAGCGGCGGCGCGGACATCGCCGCGCTCGCCGGGTTCCTCGCGCAGGCCGCGGTGCGCCGGACGCCGGTGCTGCTGGACGGCGTCGTCGTCGGCGCCGCCGCGATGGTCGCCGAGGAGCTCACGCCCGGGGCCCGCCAGTGGTGGCTGGCCGGGCATCGCACCGCCGAACCGGGCGGGACGCTGGTGCTCGAACACCTCGACCTGAGCCCGATCCTCGACCTGGAGATGCGCCTCGGCGAAGGGTCCGGGGCCGTCACCGCGCTGCCGGTGCTGTCCGCCGCGGTGCGCGTGCTGGCCGAGATGGCGACGTTCGGCGAGGCGGGCGTCGGCGGCCCCACCTCCGCCGAGGCCATCGGCCCCGATCCGGAGGACCAGGAGCTGTGACCTGCCTCGGAGAGGCCGCGGCCCGGTGAACGGGCTGCTGCTGGCGGTGTCCTGGCTGACGGTGCTGCCGCTGCCCGCCCGCGAGGTCGACGACCGCGCCTGCCGCCAGGCCATCGCGCTCGCCCCGCTGGTGGGTGCGCTGGTCGGCGGATTCGGCGCGGTGCTGCTGTGGGCGCTGACGGCGCTCGGCGCGCCGGGACTGCTGGCCGGGCTGCTCACCGTGGCGGCGCTGGTACTGGTCACCCGGGGCATGCACGTGGACGGGCTGGCCGACACCGTCGACGGCCTCGGCTGCTACGGCCCGCCGGAGCGGGCGCTGGCGGTGATGCGCGACGGCGGCGCCGGCCCGTTCGCGGTGATCGCGCTGATCATCGCGGTGGGCGTGCAGGCGGCGGCGCTCGCCGACCTCGCCGCGTCCGGGCGCTGGGCGGTGGTGGTGCTGGCGTGCGCGGCGGGCCGGGGCGCGTTCGTGCTCTGCTGCCGCCGCGGGTTGCCGGCCGCGCGACCGGAGGGCATGGGCGCGCTGGTCGCGGGGACCCAGCCGTGGTGGCTGGTGGCCTGCTGGTGGGCCGGGCTGCTGGCCGGGGGCGCGCTCGCGGCGTCCTGGTCGGGGGCGGTCGCGGTGCTGCTGGCCTGCGCGGTGCTGCTCGGGTTCACCGCGCACGTGCGGCGGCGCTTCGGCGGCATCACCGGCGACGTGCTCGGGGCGGGCGCCGAGCTCAGCACCACCCTGGTGCTGGCGGTCTCCGTGCTCGGCTGACGCGTCAACCACCGGCGACCGAGGGGATGACGCGGACCTCGGTCCCGTCCCGCACCTCCGATCCGGCGCCGTCCAGCCACCGGCACTCCTCCCCGTCGAGGTAGAAGTTGACGTGGCGCCGCAGCCCGCGGCTCTCGTCCCGCAGCCGCCGCTCCAGCGCCGGGTGCCGGGCCGCGACCACGTCCAGCACCCCCGCCAGCGTGGCCTCCCCCGGTTCGACCTCCAGCCGCTGCCGCCCGCCCGCGTGCTCGCGCAGCAGCAGCGGCAGCACCAACGTCACCCGCACCGCCACCACCTCACCAGCTCATCGCGCGCAGCGAGAGCACGTCGGGCAGGTGCGCGGCGATCCGCTCCCAGCGGTCCCCGTCGTCGCTGCCCGCGTACACCTCGCCGCTGCGGGAGCCGAAGTACACCCCGGCCGGGTCGGCGTCGTCGGTGCACAGCGCATCGCGCATCACCGCGGACCAGAAGCGATCGGGCAACCCCTCGGACAGCCCGGTCCAGGTCTCCCCCGCGTCCTCGCTGCGGTACACGCGGCAGCGCCCGCCCGGCGGGTAGCGCGTCGCATCGGCGGTCAGCGGGAACCCGAACACCACGTCCGGGCGGTGCGGGTGGGTCACGATCGGGAAGCCGAAGTCGCTGGGCAGCCCGTCGGCGATGGAGCGCCAGCTTGCCGCCCCGTCGTCGCTGCGGTACACGCCGTGGTGGTTCTGCAGGAAGAACCGCTCCGGCTCCGCGGGGTGCTGGGCGATCTTGTGCACGCACTGGCCGAACTCCGGGTACTCGTCCGGCAGGAAGTAGGCCTTGATGCCCCGGTTGC includes:
- a CDS encoding bifunctional adenosylcobinamide kinase/adenosylcobinamide-phosphate guanylyltransferase — its product is MAASARTLVLGGARSGKSAHAEGLLGAEEPVTYVATSRHDPGDAEWTERIAAHVARRPATWTTAEAGDPATLLELLRGAPADGPALLVDDLATWLTGVLDDAGAWDRDPAALDAVAARCTALAEAVAGCAARLVLVSAEVGLGIVPATSSGRLFRDRLGELNARLADRCDAVLLLVAGVPLRLR
- a CDS encoding aldo/keto reductase family protein, translating into MEFRRLGNSGLSISEIAYGNWLTHGSQVEEDAAHACVRAALDAGITTFDTADVYARTRAESVLGRALAGQRREGLEIFTKVYFPTGEGPNDRGLGRKHIIESCNASLRRLQTDYVDLYQAHRFDPSVPLEETMTAFADLVRQGKALYIGVSEWTAEQLTRGAELARELSVPLISNQPEYSMLWRVIESQVVPVSEREGIGQIVFSPIAQGVLTGKYLPGQQPPAGSRATDEGGGAKMISRWMRDDVLSAVQRLQPVASDLGLSTAQLAIAWVLQNPNVSAAIVGASRPEQVADNVAASGVELGADVLDRIDEVLGDLVTADPRETRS
- the cobT gene encoding nicotinate-nucleotide--dimethylbenzimidazole phosphoribosyltransferase, producing MSTAPENTPVRFGAVPPPDEQARRQAVARQEQLTKPAGSLGRLEELGVWVAGRQGSCPPRPFERARVVIFAGDHGVAEHGVSAYPAEVTGQMVRNFLDGGAAVNALARVNGATVRVLDVAVNADTPPAVSGRKIRRGSGAIDREDALTADEARAAVELGKAVADEEIDSGADLLIAGDMGIGNTTPAAVLIAALTGIEPVAVVGRGTGIDDNAWMRKTAAIRDALRRARPVLDDPVALLRTSGGADIAALAGFLAQAAVRRTPVLLDGVVVGAAAMVAEELTPGARQWWLAGHRTAEPGGTLVLEHLDLSPILDLEMRLGEGSGAVTALPVLSAAVRVLAEMATFGEAGVGGPTSAEAIGPDPEDQEL
- a CDS encoding MoaD/ThiS family protein, whose product is MRVTLVLPLLLREHAGGRQRLEVEPGEATLAGVLDVVAARHPALERRLRDESRGLRRHVNFYLDGEECRWLDGAGSEVRDGTEVRVIPSVAGG
- a CDS encoding adenosylcobinamide-GDP ribazoletransferase, which translates into the protein MNGLLLAVSWLTVLPLPAREVDDRACRQAIALAPLVGALVGGFGAVLLWALTALGAPGLLAGLLTVAALVLVTRGMHVDGLADTVDGLGCYGPPERALAVMRDGGAGPFAVIALIIAVGVQAAALADLAASGRWAVVVLACAAGRGAFVLCCRRGLPAARPEGMGALVAGTQPWWLVACWWAGLLAGGALAASWSGAVAVLLACAVLLGFTAHVRRRFGGITGDVLGAGAELSTTLVLAVSVLG